GCTAGGAACGGGTCCTGGATCAGCGACGATGCCGCTGGTGCCGGAGCTGGAGCCACCACATCAGCGGCATCTCCCTGTCGTTCCTGGATTCGCTCCAGGCCCTGCTCAGCCAGATCTTTCAGGGTGTCCTGAGGATTGCTGGCGAGCACCAATTCAAAAAAGCCACAGGCCTGCTCCGGTTCATTCAGGCCGTAGAGGTGAACGTTGCCGGCCAGCAAGGCCACGAAGGCGCGCCAGGCCAGCAGCGCATCCTGCTCGGCGTTGTTTGCCGCCATCCCATCCAGCTGGCTGAGCAGGTCAACCGTGATGGATTGGGCTGTGCGGAAGTCACCAGCGCCATAGGCCTGTTCAGCGGTGAGGTAGTGCGTCTGGAAATCGCCGTCCACGCTGGTTCAGCCCTGTTCACCCAGTTGTACCCAGTTCCGGCACCAATGGATCCGCCGGCCGCCGGCCAGATGGCGTTCGCCTGGGGGCTGGCCCGTGGCGATGGCAGCACTGAGCTCCTCCAGCTGCCGCGCTGTTAGGGACCCCACGCCTTGGCTTTGCAGCCAGTGCCGTAGCAGTGTTCGCCGCACGGCTGCGGGTTGCTGCTGCAAATCCAGCCGTTGCAATTGCCCTGCCTTGGATTGCAGCTGATGGAGGCTGAGCTCCACCAGGGCGACCTGAGTGTCCTGCACTTGGGACATTCGCTCACTCAAGTCCGCCATGCGTTGACTGCAGCCAGGGTGCAGGTCTTCCAACACCGGCAGCACCTCCCGGCGGATGCGGTTGCGGTCAAAGCGAGGGTCGCTGTTGCTGGGATCCAGCCACACCGGCAGTTGCAGGTCGCGGCAGATGCTTGCGGTGTCGTCGCGGCTGAAGCCGAGCAGCGGACGACTCAGTTGGATGCCATCACCGGCGTCGGCGCTGAGGGGGCGCTGGCGCCTGAGGCTGCCCAGGCCAGCCAGATCCGTGCCGCGGCTGAGTTGGAGCAGTAGCGTTTCGGCCCGGTCGCTGGCGGTGTGACCAGTCACCACCGTGATGGAGGCGTTGCCATTCGTCTGCCGTTGCCGGCACAGCCGTGTCAGTTCGGCGTAACGCCAGTCGCGGGCTTTGGCTTCGCTGCTGGTGATGCTGGCATCGGCGCGGCTGAGGCTGAGCTCCAGCTGTTGGTCTTGGCACCACTGCTGCAGCTCGCGGGCGATTTGGGCTGATCCCTCATGCCAGCCATGGTCGCCGTGCCACAGCTGCAGCGTCCACTGGTGCTGGCGGCGGAGATCACGCAGCAGTCCCAGCAGCGCCATCGAGTCCTGGCCGCCTGAGACAGCCAGCACGAGGGTGCTGCCCTTGGGCAGCCACTGCGGATCCTGCAGCAGCTGGCGGTGCAGCCGGTCGTGCCAGTTCAGCCACGGCGTGCCGGCTGTCATTGCGCTGCATCAACACCGCCTTGATCCTGCCCGCTCATGCGGTGGGAGGATGGACTCATCTGATATCAGCTGGATGTCCCGCCTTTCTCTGCTGCCCGCCGCCCTTCGCCGCAGCCTGGAACAGCGTTCCGCCCTCAAGGTGATCGCCGGCCTGATGAACTTCGAGGCTGACTCGGTCGCTCGCGTGGCGCGCGCCGCTGGCATGGGCGGTGCCGACCTGATCGATGTGGCCTGTGATCCCGCGCTGGTCAAGCTGGCCATCGAGGCCTCCGGTGGTGTGCCGGTGTGTGTGTCGTCGGTGGAGCCCGAGCAGTTCCCTGCCGCTGTTGCCGCCGGTGCCGTGATGGTGGAAATCGGCAACTTCGACGCCTTCTATCCCCAGGGCCGCATCTTCGGTGCTGAGGAAGTGCTGGAGCTCACTCGCCAGACCAGGGCACTGCTGCCTGAGGTGGTGCTGAGCGTCACCGTGCCCCACGTGCTGCCCATGGATCAGCAGCAGCAGCTGGCCGTGGATCTGGTGGCCGCCGGTGCCGACCTGATCCAGACCGAGGGCGGCACCAGCGCCAAGCCCTTCAGCCCCGGCAGCCTCGGCTTGATTGAGAAAGCGGCTCCCACCCTGGCGGCAGCCCACAGCATCAGTGCTGCGCTGCAACAGGCCGGTGAAAGTGCACCGGTACTTTGCGCGTCGGGTCTGTCTGCGGTGACTTTGCCGATGGCGATTGCAGCTGGTGCTTCCGGTGTGGGCGTTGGTTCCGCTGTGAACCGTCTCGACGATGAGCTGGCGATGGTGGCCGTGGTGCGCGGATTGCGTGAAGCACTGAGCAGCGCTGTGGTCAGCCGGGTCTGAACTCTCGTCAAGGCCATTGGTTCATGGTCCCCCTGGTGCCTTTTGGTTCCGGGGGGCTTTTCGTTGTCATCCCCACAGCGTTGACCTGCCTTAGCGGCGCAACACCATCAGCTGCTGTGGGTCGGCATCACGGAAGCCCAGTTGGCGGTAAAAGCCAGCACTGTTGGTGGTCATCAGATACACCCGCTCCACACCAACAACGGCGGGTGCATGCAGCAATTCCTCCAGCACACGCCGGCCGAGGCCATGGCCCTGGAGATCACCGGCGACCACGATGTCCCACAGCACGGCACGACTGAAGCCGTCGGAGGTGGCGCGCCCGAAGCCCACCAGTCGTTTGCCGCGCCACAGGCTCACCACGGCATCACTGCCCGAGAGCAAGCGCCGCAGTTGCCCAAAGCTGCGTCCCCGGGCCCAGAAGGCGTGGCGATCAAACAGACGCTGCAACTTGAGCAGCGCCCGCGTGGGGCAGAGATCCGGACCGATGCCGAACCAGCGCAGGCCTGGGGCGCCAGGTGCATGGTGAACCAGCCGGATCGGAGTCACGGGTTGCACCGCCAGAGGGTTTCATCTTGCCCGCTGGTGGTGGCCTTGCCGACGGCTGGTTCCTCGGTTGTTGGTCACGACGCTCACAGCCGATCCCCGTAACCTGAACAACCCTCAATAGGGCTTCACCAGGCAAGGACCATGCCCGCCTACGACCTCTCCGCGCCTTACAGCCCCAAAGGGGATCAGCCGACCGCGATCAAGCAACTCGTGGAGGGGGTGAATGGCGGGCAGCGCTATCAGACGCTTCTGGGCGCTACCGGCACGGGCAAGACCTTCACGATGGCCAATGTGATCGCCCAGACCGGTCGTCCGGCACTGGTGCTCGCTCACAACAAGACGCTGGCCGCGCAGCTCTGCAATGAGCTGAGGGAATTTTTCCCTCACAACGCCGTTGAATACTTCATCTCTTACTACGACTACTACCAACCGGAGGCCTACGTTCCGGTCAGCGACACCTACATCGCCAAGACAGCGTCGATTAACGAAGAGATCGACATGTTGCGCCACTCAGCGACGCGCTCGCTGTTTGAACGTCGCGATGTGATCGTCGTCGCGTCGATCAGCTGCATCTACGGCCTGGGCATTCCCAGCGAATACCTCAAGGCTGCGGTGGAGTTCCGCGTTGGGGAATCGCTCGACCTGCGCGGATCCCTGCGGGAGCTGGTGAACAATCAGTACAGCCGCAACGATCTCGACATCACCCGCGGTCGCTTCCGCGTGAAGGGAGATGTGCTCGAGATCGGCCCTGCCTACGAAGACCGTCTGGTGCGGGTGGAGTTGTTCGGCGATGAGGTGGAGGCGATCCGCTACGTCGACCCCACCACCGGAGAAATTCTCCAGAGCCTCGACAACATCAACATCTACCCGGCGAAGCACTTCGTGACCCCGAAGGATCGCCTGGATTCAGCGGTGAAGGACATCCGCGTGGAGCTCAGGGATCAGCTGGAGTTCCTGAACACGGAAGGCAAGCTCTTGGAGGCGCAGCGACTTGAGCAGCGCACAACCTACGACCTGGAGATGCTCCAGCAGGTGGGCTACTGCAATGGCGTGGAGAACTACGCCCGCCATCTGGCCGGCCGTGAGCCCGGCTCAGCACCCGAATGCCTGATCGACTATTTCCCCGACGACTGGCTGCTGATCGTGGATGAGAGCCACGTCACCTGTTCGCAGTTGCAGGCGATGTACAACGGCGACCAAGCGCGCAAGAAGGTGCTGATTGACCATGGGTTCCGCCTGCCTAGTGCTGCGGACAACCGTCCGCTCAAGGGCGAGGAGTTCTGGACCAAGGCGCGTCAGACGGTGTTTGTCAGTGCCACCCCCGGCAACTGGGAGATGGAGGTGAGTGACGGCCAGGTGGCCCAGCAGGTGATCCGGCCCACGGGCGTGCTGGACCCGATCGTCGAAGTGCGGCCCACCACTGGCCAGGTGGATGACCTGCTCGGCGAGATCCGCGACCGGGCCAAGAAGCAGCAGCGGGTGCTGGTGACCACGCTGACCAAGCGGATGGCGGAAGACCTCACGGATTACCTGGCGGAGAACGAGGTGCGGGTGCGTTACCTGCACTCGGAAATCCATTCGATCGAGCGCATCGAGATCATCCAGGACCTGCGTCTTGGCGAGTACGACGTGCTGGTGGGTGTGAACCTGCTGCGGGAAGGTCTGGATCTACCGGAGGTGAGCTTGGTGGCGATCCTCGATGCCGACAAGGAGGGTTTTCTGCGGGCCGAGCGTTCACTGATCCAGACCATTGGACGCGCCGCGCGCCACGTGGAAGGTGTGGCGCTGCTCTACGCCGACAACATGACCGAATCGATGGCCAAGGCAATCGAGGAGACCGAACGACGCCGCAAGATCCAGCAGACCTACAACGAGAAGCACGGCATCGTGCCCACCGCGGCGGGCAAGAAAGCCAGCAATTCGATTCTGTCGTTTCTGGAGCTTTCGCGAAAACTCAAGACCGATGGGCCGGATGCCGACCTGGTGGAGGTGGCCGGCAAGGCCGTGAAGGCTCTTGAAGACGATGCCGATGGCATGGCTCTGGATGCGTTGCCCGAACTGATCGACCAGCTCGAAGCCAAGATGAAAGATGCGGCCAAGAAGCTCGATTTCGAGGAAGCAGCCAACCTGCGCGATCGCATCAAGAAGCTGCGTCAGAAGCTGGTGGGCAACGCCTGAGGCTCAAAGGCTCAGACAGTCAGGGGTGATTCGGTGCCCTGGGCTTCATGTCGGGTGCTGCCGCCGAGTTGGAAGCCGGCATGCACGGCCTGCAGGGCGGCGATGCCGTCCGCTTCCGCCACCACGCAGCTGGTGCGGATTTCGCTGGTGGCGATCATTTCGATGTTCACGCCGGCATCCGCCAGGTAGCGGAACATCCGTCCCGCGGTTCCAGCGGTGGCGGGCATGCCGGCACCCACCGCACTCACCCGTGCGATGGCTGGGCCGTCCTCCAGCAGGGCCCCGGGCCACTGCGCCAGCAGGGCGCTGAGGGCGCGATCGGCCGCGGCACGGTCCTCACGCTTGAGTGTGAAGCTGATGTCGCGGCTGCCGTCCTCGTGCTGGCGTTCCGACTGCACGATGGCGTCGAGGCTGATGCCGGCATCAGCAAGGGCATTGCAAAGGGCCCCGGCGGTCCCCGGGATGTCGGGCACGCGGCGCACGCTCACCTGGGCCTGGTCGCGGTCCAGCGCCACACCGCGCACTTCTGGCTCACCGTCGCCGCTGGCGGGGGGGTTGAGGTTGATCTGACCCGCTTCCAGCTCGAAGGCTTCCTGGGTGGCTTGCAGGGCTTTGCTGCCCACGTCGGCTGCCACCACACAGCTCACCTTCACTTCGCTGGTG
This region of Synechococcus sp. NOUM97013 genomic DNA includes:
- the uvrB gene encoding excinuclease ABC subunit UvrB, with the translated sequence MPAYDLSAPYSPKGDQPTAIKQLVEGVNGGQRYQTLLGATGTGKTFTMANVIAQTGRPALVLAHNKTLAAQLCNELREFFPHNAVEYFISYYDYYQPEAYVPVSDTYIAKTASINEEIDMLRHSATRSLFERRDVIVVASISCIYGLGIPSEYLKAAVEFRVGESLDLRGSLRELVNNQYSRNDLDITRGRFRVKGDVLEIGPAYEDRLVRVELFGDEVEAIRYVDPTTGEILQSLDNINIYPAKHFVTPKDRLDSAVKDIRVELRDQLEFLNTEGKLLEAQRLEQRTTYDLEMLQQVGYCNGVENYARHLAGREPGSAPECLIDYFPDDWLLIVDESHVTCSQLQAMYNGDQARKKVLIDHGFRLPSAADNRPLKGEEFWTKARQTVFVSATPGNWEMEVSDGQVAQQVIRPTGVLDPIVEVRPTTGQVDDLLGEIRDRAKKQQRVLVTTLTKRMAEDLTDYLAENEVRVRYLHSEIHSIERIEIIQDLRLGEYDVLVGVNLLREGLDLPEVSLVAILDADKEGFLRAERSLIQTIGRAARHVEGVALLYADNMTESMAKAIEETERRRKIQQTYNEKHGIVPTAAGKKASNSILSFLELSRKLKTDGPDADLVEVAGKAVKALEDDADGMALDALPELIDQLEAKMKDAAKKLDFEEAANLRDRIKKLRQKLVGNA
- the tilS gene encoding tRNA lysidine(34) synthetase TilS, whose translation is MTAGTPWLNWHDRLHRQLLQDPQWLPKGSTLVLAVSGGQDSMALLGLLRDLRRQHQWTLQLWHGDHGWHEGSAQIARELQQWCQDQQLELSLSRADASITSSEAKARDWRYAELTRLCRQRQTNGNASITVVTGHTASDRAETLLLQLSRGTDLAGLGSLRRQRPLSADAGDGIQLSRPLLGFSRDDTASICRDLQLPVWLDPSNSDPRFDRNRIRREVLPVLEDLHPGCSQRMADLSERMSQVQDTQVALVELSLHQLQSKAGQLQRLDLQQQPAAVRRTLLRHWLQSQGVGSLTARQLEELSAAIATGQPPGERHLAGGRRIHWCRNWVQLGEQG
- a CDS encoding DUF561 domain-containing protein — protein: MSRLSLLPAALRRSLEQRSALKVIAGLMNFEADSVARVARAAGMGGADLIDVACDPALVKLAIEASGGVPVCVSSVEPEQFPAAVAAGAVMVEIGNFDAFYPQGRIFGAEEVLELTRQTRALLPEVVLSVTVPHVLPMDQQQQLAVDLVAAGADLIQTEGGTSAKPFSPGSLGLIEKAAPTLAAAHSISAALQQAGESAPVLCASGLSAVTLPMAIAAGASGVGVGSAVNRLDDELAMVAVVRGLREALSSAVVSRV
- a CDS encoding GNAT family N-acetyltransferase: MTPIRLVHHAPGAPGLRWFGIGPDLCPTRALLKLQRLFDRHAFWARGRSFGQLRRLLSGSDAVVSLWRGKRLVGFGRATSDGFSRAVLWDIVVAGDLQGHGLGRRVLEELLHAPAVVGVERVYLMTTNSAGFYRQLGFRDADPQQLMVLRR